The DNA window aatatttcattatGCCACTCGAAGATGGTTATCCTACCGGGCCTATCTGGAGTGTTGATTCTGCGGATTTCGAGTGGTTGGAGGAACTGCAACAGTTATTATTTATACTGAGTGTTATCACACGTTCTTATCGCCATGAGAGCTACTGTAAAACTCTCGATCCCGATGGGTTTGATAAGTCGGACAGGAGCACATATAAAACATGGTGCCTCCGTGCGGGTGGCATTGTGAAAGTGAAAGCCAAATATACACCATGAAGTATCTGCTCAGCATGACCTTGCTGCTGGCCATCGGGCTGCAGCAGATCGACGCCCACGGCATGATGCTGTCCCCGCCCAGCCGATCCTCCCGTTGGCGCTACGATGGATCCGCCCCCCAGAACTGGAACGACAACGAGCTCTTCTGCGGCGGTTTGTACGTAAGTGTCGGATCAATTGGATATGAAACCGCAAGGATCTACTATAGTTGAAGATTAGAGTGGCACTTGGACCTGCATAGGATTCTCAATGGTGGTGTTTCAATGGACTAAAGCAAAGGTCAAAACTGTTAGCCAAGGCTTTGAGTTAGAatcttaaatttattattcttTAACGATTCACTACCAAATTATTCGGAGTGCCTCCTTAAAAACATTGACATCCTcaatgaaaatcaaatatggAATACCAACACTAAATAATAAGAAGCTTATTCCAGTGTTGGTTAGGCATGTTCTAGTGACTTCAATATGTATTCCATGATTTAATCTGATTTCATCGCTACGAATATATGTTGTAttctatataaacaaatatgttttcGTAAAACCGCAGACGCAGTCCAACAATGGAGGTCGCTGTGGATTGTGCGGCGACAACTTCCTGGATGCCCAGCCCCGTGCCAATGAGATCGGAGGAAGCATCGGTGGAGCCGGTTTGGTGACCAGGAGCTACGTGGCTGGCAATACCATCACAGTGGGCGTGAAGATCACCACCAACCACTTGGGCCACTTCGAGTTCCACCTGTGCAACCTGGACGCCTACGGTGTCGAGTCGGAGGAGTGCTTCGAGCAGAACCGCCTGCGATTCCTCGATGGAAACGATAGAAAGGATATCGGCACCCAGATGGGAGAATTCGAAGTGACAGCCGTCCTGCCGGAGGGTCTCACCTGCTCTCACTGCGTCCTCCGCTGGACCTATGTGGGCGGTAAGTGGTGGCCAGAACGTAAATGGAACTTAAAGTTAAAATTACTTGAACTTCTTGTGCATTTCAGCCAACAACTGGGGAATCTGCGATAATTCCGGTAACGGAGCCTTGGGTTGTGGCCCACAGGAAACCTTCAAGAACTGCGCCGATGTGAGCATCTACTGGGGTCGCAACCTGGTCAAGGAATTGGTCGGTGGCGGAGAGCCAGTAGCTCCCGTCGAAGTCGCCTGAAAATCCAGACTGAAATTATACGAACTGCCATTTATGTCTGAAAATGCTAAATGCCAAATAGTCAGccaaagttttttaaataaatgagtGAACATTTACACATTACTTTATTGGGTCCTTGGAGCTGCTTCCTATTTatagaaatttgtttttttactttttaattttgagAACTTATCCCATTTAGATACATTAACAAAACAGATGTTATAGGCTATGGTATCATAACCAATATTTTTTAAGTCCAAAACTATGCaacatattttataaatcTGAAATTGGTAATGTTCTACGGCCTTCAGGTATACAGTATTTCTGCTGGGTTTTGACCTAAAAAGCCAGCAAAGAAAATAAtagaaatttttaaataataacaataatactTCTAATATCTATTAGTCCAAAGTAACAAAGCAAAATAGTAGAATATTTTAAGTAGATTTGAAAATTGGCCGCATTACTAACAGTGTTCTAACCAGAAACTGAAACATAATTTATTACTTAAAGAAAATGTGTGTAAAATTTATAAAGTAGAAAATTACGTTAATTATAGTTCgattgtttttattgcaaatttcaatattttgttgGCTTTCACCTTGTTTATTAATGCTTAATTGATGATCCTGATGTCAATAAAACACAAACATCTAACCGCAAAAGTGTTTTGCGTTATAGTACACTGACCAAATAGATTGTTAAAGTTTCTAGCACtgttttaatttatgaaatatgaaaatagCTATTCATCTTTTTGTAAAGAATTTCGTTGTTTAAGTCCccaattttccaaaaaaattGACCTATTAAGAACAAAAGGCTTAAACCACCCCATGAAAAAGAGAATAGTGGCTTCAAAGTACTCGTATGATTTATCTGGAATCATCGAAACCAAATAATTCCTGTTTTAATAATTAACGAGCAGCTTAATCCATTTCAGAATCATCTTATTTTAGAAAATACTCCTTAACTTGCTTTTGCGAACGTGgtcaattttttttaagtgcgcGCACGTGCTTCAAATTTGTTGGTTAAAAATACATTTGCGGTTTTAGGGTATCGTATGGACCGTACTATATGTCTGGCAAAAACATTCTTGCAGTCAAAACTAACTAACCAACATGCGGGCTAACATAGTAAGAAAGATTTTCGGTCGAAAGAAAGTGCCTGCCGAGGAGCCAAAGAAAGTGTATCCTGTAGTCGAGGATTTTCTAATGCTGGCCACCAAGTACTTCTACTCAATAGGTGTGGTTCCCTACGAATCGGATGAGAAACCTAATTTTGTACTTCACCTATACCTGGGATTCCACGTAGCTAATCTGCTATTCGTTTGGTTCACAATGATGGTGTTTGTGGTGAATTCTGTTCGTGACAACGAAGACTTTCTCAAGATTTCCATGGTTGTGGGCTATATTACTTTCGGCAACGTCGGCGTCCTAAAGATTTTAGTTGTTCAATTGCAAAAGAGAAAATTAACCAGCTTAGTGCAAAATTTGAAGTCCCTATTTCCACAGCCAAATAAGGGGACGCACGAGGTCATCATGCAGGTCATCATGCACTTCGATAGATTGGCCAAGGCACTCAGGGAGTTCGATAAATGGTGTTCAAATGGAGCTGAGGAGGATTTAAATGAGCTGAGAACCCTGATCGTCTATCACAATCAAGTTCTGAGGTTAGTTTCTTCGCCGAATGCTCTTATATATCTACCCTAATCCTTTCCAGACTCACGAGCAAGATGAACGACATCTTTGGAGTTCCATTACTATTGAACTTACTCAACTCTTCGATGCTCATTTGCAATGTGGGATTTCAGTTGACCATTGGCATCAGTTTGGAGTATATCGGCCAGCAGGTGTTAAACATACTCGCGGCTCTGATGGAGGTCTACCTCATCTGCTCCTTAAGCCAGATGCTTATTAATGCGGTAAGATAGGCAGGATATCG is part of the Drosophila sechellia strain sech25 chromosome 3R, ASM438219v1, whole genome shotgun sequence genome and encodes:
- the LOC6619284 gene encoding odorant receptor 67a isoform X1, producing the protein MRANIVRKIFGRKKVPAEEPKKVYPVVEDFLMLATKYFYSIGVVPYESDEKPNFVLHLYLGFHVANLLFVWFTMMVFVVNSVRDNEDFLKISMVVGYITFGNVGVLKILVVQLQKRKLTSLVQNLKSLFPQPNKGTHEVIMQVIMHFDRLAKALREFDKWCSNGAEEDLNELRTLIVYHNQVLRLTSKMNDIFGVPLLLNLLNSSMLICNVGFQLTIGISLEYIGQQVLNILAALMEVYLICSLSQMLINAPCRLQYELSGVRYQIPENARPSSYASPETRLLECHSIPVHSLNGDHDHFHASIVQVLLRYSDDVSVKRFFNGFYCTVFK
- the LOC6619284 gene encoding odorant receptor 67a isoform X2 codes for the protein MRANIVRKIFGRKKVPAEEPKKVYPVVEDFLMLATKYFYSIGVVPYESDEKPNFVLHLYLGFHVANLLFVWFTMMVFVVNSVRDNEDFLKISMVVGYITFGNVGVLKILVVQLQKRKLTSLVQNLKSLFPQPNKGTHEVIMQVIMHFDRLAKALREFDKWCSNGAEEDLNELRTLIVYHNQVLRLTSKMNDIFGVPLLLNLLNSSMLICNVGFQLTIGISLEYIGQQVLNILAALMEVYLICSLSQMLINASKNVSLAVYNMNCLEYDTKFRKMLVLVVMRAQKPVSLNATAFLSTVSMGTMTTFMQVSYKFFCAIRMMYQ
- the LOC6619284 gene encoding odorant receptor 67a isoform X4, whose amino-acid sequence is MRANIPNKGTHEVIMQVIMHFDRLAKALREFDKWCSNGAEEDLNELRTLIVYHNQVLRLTSKMNDIFGVPLLLNLLNSSMLICNVGFQLTIGISLEYIGQQVLNILAALMEVYLICSLSQMLINAPCRLQYELSGVRYQIPENARPSSYASPETRLLECHSIPVHSLNGDHDHFHASIVQVLLRYSDDVSVKRFFNGFYCTVFK
- the LOC6619284 gene encoding odorant receptor 67a isoform X3 — translated: MRANIVRKIFGRKKVPAEEPKKVYPVVEDFLMLATKYFYSIGVVPYESDEKPNFVLHLYLGFHVANLLFVWFTMMVFVVNSVRDNEDFLKISMVVGYITFGNVGVLKILVVQLQKRKLTSLVQNLKSLFPQPNKGTHEVIMQVIMHFDRLAKALREFDKWCSNGAEEDLNELRTLIVYHNQVLRLTSKMNDIFGVPLLLNLLNSSMLICNVGFQLTIGISLEYIGQQVLNILAALMEVYLICSLSQMLINAVR
- the LOC6619283 gene encoding uncharacterized protein LOC6619283, giving the protein MKYLLSMTLLLAIGLQQIDAHGMMLSPPSRSSRWRYDGSAPQNWNDNELFCGGLYTQSNNGGRCGLCGDNFLDAQPRANEIGGSIGGAGLVTRSYVAGNTITVGVKITTNHLGHFEFHLCNLDAYGVESEECFEQNRLRFLDGNDRKDIGTQMGEFEVTAVLPEGLTCSHCVLRWTYVGANNWGICDNSGNGALGCGPQETFKNCADVSIYWGRNLVKELVGGGEPVAPVEVA
- the LOC6619284 gene encoding odorant receptor 67a isoform X5, with product MQVIMHFDRLAKALREFDKWCSNGAEEDLNELRTLIVYHNQVLRLTSKMNDIFGVPLLLNLLNSSMLICNVGFQLTIGISLEYIGQQVLNILAALMEVYLICSLSQMLINAPCRLQYELSGVRYQIPENARPSSYASPETRLLECHSIPVHSLNGDHDHFHASIVQVLLRYSDDVSVKRFFNGFYCTVFK